The nucleotide sequence TTTTAAATTATATTTAATTACAACCGCAGGAATTTCTTATAACCAGATCCGATTCAATTCTTATTACCTTGTAATCCTCATTGCTGCCTTCAATTCTTTCAAACAGAATCTCCCCGGCTACCGTACCCATTTCGATATCAATTCTTTTAAGTGATGTAACGGGAGGATAAACAACAGATACAAAATCATAGTCATCAAAAGTAACAATGGCCAGGTCTTCAGGTATTTTAATCTTCTTTTCTATGATATATCTCAGGCAACCTATAAGCATATTGGCATTCATACAGTAAAGAGCTTCGGGCTTATGAGAGCTTTCAAGCAGTTCCCTGGTCGCCTCAAATGCTTTGCTCTTTTTCCAGTAAGCCACTTTTATAAATTTGTCATTTATTTCAAGCCCGTTTTCTTCAAGAGCTTTTTTATATCCTGTAAGCTTCTCAAAACTACTGGACTCTTCCAGAGGACCGCTTATGCAGGCAATATCTTTATAACCATGCTTTTTGATGAGATGCTCCACCAGCTTGTATGAACCTCCGACATCATCGCTTAAAACCTGGTCTATGTTTTTTATGTTTAATTTGTTGTCAACAACTACAATGGGAATACCGAAATTATTTATAATCGATGATATTTTTTTCTCACTCTTTGATATCGTTGCAAGAATGATGCCTTCGACTCTCTTTGAAATTGCAAGTTTTATTGCTCTTTCCTCAATATCTTCATCATTGCTGGTATTAAACAAAATAATGTCATAGCCTTTTTTTCTGAAATAATTTTCCACAGCAAGAACTGTGCTTCCAAAGAAATAATCAGATACATTGGGAATAATGACCCCAATGGTGTGAGTTCTTTTAATTCTCAGGCTTCTTGCCGCCCACTGGGGAGTATAATTCAACTCCTTTATGGCTGACAGGACTTTTTCTTTTACTTCATTTGAAATATATTTTTCATCATTCACGACTCGCGAAACCGTGGGGACGGAAACACCGGAAAACTTTGCTACATCTTTAAGCGTTACATTATTTTTTTTCATAAATTTAAAAATTAGTTTTATGAAAACGTTATTGAAAACGTTATCATAGATTATAAGATATCTATAAAAAAATGTCAATATCTGAAATTATTTTTTATCCCGGTATTTAAGGATCAAATTATACATCCTCATTCCGGGCGATCATTTCTGACAGCTCATCAAGTTTTTTCCTGATTTCGTCTATTTCTTCTCTTGTAGGTATATCCGATTTTTTTAGAATTTCTATGATTTTTTCTTCATCGCTCTTAACGATTTTCTTTTTCAGATTAACCAGTATTTTCTGCTGTTTTTCCGATGTTTCTTTTGCCTTTGCGGTAACATTCCTGATTAAATCCCTTATTTTCTCTTTTGTCTCCATGCTTGTCTTTTTGGTTTTTCCTGCAATATCTTCAATGATTTCTTCCTGTTTTTCTTTTAGCGGTTTACCCTTCTCCACAAGATATTCAAATCTTTCTCTTATGGTGTTTTCAAGCTCATTAGTGTTTGCTTTAGCTTTGTCCATAAGTTCCTGGATAAATTCTTTTTGTCTTTCTTTTGCCAGCTCGCCTTTTTCGATGAGATTCTGTGTAAGCTTTTCGGCCTTTTCATAAGTTAAAAATGCAAATCCAAGGCTTGCAAGATAGACATTTTCAAAAAGTTTTGCCATGATTTCCCCTTTTTAATTTTTGGCTTTTAGAAAATTATACATTAAAAATGAAAGATTATACTTACCTTTTATCCGAATTTATTTTTAGATACCGAATTATACATCCCCTCTATTAAAAAAAATATTAAAAGATGTTAAAATCATTTACCATGAGTGGACTTTTTGGAATTGTTTCATCTAAAGACTGTCGTCAATCCCTTTTTTACGGGACTGATTATCATTCCCACCTCGGAACAAAAAAAGCAGGTCTTGCAGTTTTTAACAGTAAGATGACCAGGGCTATTCACGATATTTCCACCTCCCAGTTTAAATCCAAATTTATTGATGAACTTCCCAATTTAAAAGGCAAAAAAGGGATAGGGGTCATAAGCGATTTTGATCCCCAGCCTATCATCATTTCCTGTTTATTTGGCAAATTTGCTCTTGTTACATCCGGACTGCTGAAAAATAAAAATGAGCTGGCAAAAGAAATAATGAGCCAGGGTGGAAGCTTTTCGGAAATGAGCAGCGGAATAATTAACTCAACAGAGGTCATCGGCAAGCTGATTGCAAGAAAAAACAATATAGCAAGCGGTATGAAACATGTTTTTGATAAGATATCAGGTTCAGTTTCGCTGCTGGTTCTTGCAAAGGAAGGAATTTATGCAGC is from Actinomycetota bacterium and encodes:
- a CDS encoding LacI family transcriptional regulator, with amino-acid sequence MKKNNVTLKDVAKFSGVSVPTVSRVVNDEKYISNEVKEKVLSAIKELNYTPQWAARSLRIKRTHTIGVIIPNVSDYFFGSTVLAVENYFRKKGYDIILFNTSNDEDIEERAIKLAISKRVEGIILATISKSEKKISSIINNFGIPIVVVDNKLNIKNIDQVLSDDVGGSYKLVEHLIKKHGYKDIACISGPLEESSSFEKLTGYKKALEENGLEINDKFIKVAYWKKSKAFEATRELLESSHKPEALYCMNANMLIGCLRYIIEKKIKIPEDLAIVTFDDYDFVSVVYPPVTSLKRIDIEMGTVAGEILFERIEGSNEDYKVIRIESDLVIRNSCGCN